The following is a genomic window from Rubeoparvulum massiliense.
CTGGTTCACTACAGTGGAGCCAGGAACCACCTTTCATTATGAATTTACCCATTCCGTTGCGCTATCTCAGGTTATTGAGAAATTTACCATTGGAAATGATGGGAGTATCATCCTAATGGAAGCATGGAATGAGGATTACGGCGCCGGTCTTCCCTATGATGTGGATCTCGATCAATTGGATCATGAGGATGGTTTTTTCATTATTCGTAATATTGAGCGAGCGATGACGGCCATTCATATGCAGCCGACTCACCTACAACCGCGCTACTTCTACATCCAGGATCAGGTACTGGCCCTCCATGAAGCACCCTATGCCCGAACTCATCTCGTCTTCCATGTTCAAGATCATGGGATCCTCGATAGGATCGGTTTCCTTTTTAATAAGATTCGTATCCTCGAAAGGAAGTGATTCGATGCAATCTACACCTACACAAACCAAGCAATATGATTTAGAAGAGAGTGATCGTAATTTACATGGCTTCGGGCGTAAGCTGATCGCCTGGATTGCCATTGCCTTGTCCCTCTATCATTTCTATACAGCGGGCTTCGGACTTTTACTGGGCTCTAGAACTCATTTGATCCTTCACTTAACGGTAGGGTTAGTCATCATCTACCTCCTCTATCCGATTAAAAAGGGATTACAACAAACCACGATCCCCTGGTATGATCTATTACTTTCGGGATATGCCTTATTTGTTGGTATCTACATTATCACGAACCAACAGTCCCAGTCGATTTTAAGTATGCGAATGACGGCATTGGATCTCATGGTGGCTATTTCACTAGTCCTCCTAGTGATTGAAGCTACTCGACGGGTAGTGGGTCTCGCCCTTGTGATTATTGCAGGGACATTCATTGCCTATTTCTTCCTCGGAGAATGGTTTCCTGGCATGTTCTTTCATAAGCAGGCGGACTTTGAGCGCTTTTTTTATTTAATGACGTACTCAGATGGTGGGCTCTTCGGGACACCGATCTCAGTTTCTGCAAACTACGTCTATATTTTCATCCTCTTCGGCGCCATCTTGGATGTAACCGGCGGTGGAAAAATGTTTATCAACCTTGCCCTTCGAGGCTTTGGTCGCTTTAAGGGTGGACCTGCAAAAGCAGCTGTGGTAGCCAGCGGAATGATGGGGAGTATCTCTGGTAGCTCCACTGCCAATGCGGTGACCACAGGAACCTTTACCATCCCCTTGATGAAGCGAGTCGGCTTTAAGCCGCATATCGCTGGCGGTGTTGAAGTAGCTGCCTCCTCTAGCGGACAATTCCTACCTCCGGTCATGGGTGCCGCTGCCTTTCTCATGGTGGAATACACTGGAATCCCCTATGGGGAGATCATTGTTTCCGCGGCTATTCCAGCGATTTTAAGCTATATTGCCATTCTTTTTATGGTGCATCTCGAAGCGCTAAAGCATAATATTGAAGGTTTACCGAAGAGTGAGCTCGTCTCTGGGAGGAAGACCTTAGCTGAACAAGGTTATTTAGTACTTCCAATTATCGTCTTAGTCTTTTTCCTTGTGGCTGGACGCTCTGTGAATCAATCTGCTTTTTTCTCCATCGTTTTTCTATTAGCCATCTCATTCTTTACCTATGGATTTCAGTCCCATCTAAAGAGAGGCATCTTCAGTGCTTTGATAGTTGGAGGCCTTAGCTTGCTCCTTCTTTACCTCAATGACTTTATCACGAGCAATTCCTTAGGAATGCATCTTCTAAGGAACTGGCACGATCAGATTACTATCTTAATCCTTGCTGGTATTGGTGTGAGCTTATTCGTGGTTCCCATTCAGCGAAAGGTGGGAATTCAGCATAGTCCAACGCCATTCCGCCTCTCCCATTTAGGTGAGGGCTTAGAAAAAGCAGCTAAAAATGCGCTTTCTGTAATTGTAGCTTGTGCTACCGCTGGAATTCTCATCGGTGTTTTAGGTGCTACAGGCTTACCAGGTAAGCTGTCTAATTTTATTCTGGGATTCTCTGCTGACATTGCCAATAGCTTACCTGCCTTTATGGCGATTTACGCTGAGCAGGTCCAACTCTATCTCGGGCTCTTTTTCACCGTCATTGTCTGTTTAATTCTCGGTCTTGGTCTCCCAACCACAGCTACCTATGTAATCTTGGCATCCTTAGTAGCGCCTGCTCTTGTTGAACTGGGTCTACCTGTGATGGCTGCA
Proteins encoded in this region:
- a CDS encoding DUF1850 domain-containing protein, with the translated sequence MKPILRKALHQCNAFRYTHPLLTWGSLIILLSLIALLCIILSTPPFLMVIEEYRTGRILWFTTVEPGTTFHYEFTHSVALSQVIEKFTIGNDGSIILMEAWNEDYGAGLPYDVDLDQLDHEDGFFIIRNIERAMTAIHMQPTHLQPRYFYIQDQVLALHEAPYARTHLVFHVQDHGILDRIGFLFNKIRILERK
- a CDS encoding TRAP transporter permease; translation: MQSTPTQTKQYDLEESDRNLHGFGRKLIAWIAIALSLYHFYTAGFGLLLGSRTHLILHLTVGLVIIYLLYPIKKGLQQTTIPWYDLLLSGYALFVGIYIITNQQSQSILSMRMTALDLMVAISLVLLVIEATRRVVGLALVIIAGTFIAYFFLGEWFPGMFFHKQADFERFFYLMTYSDGGLFGTPISVSANYVYIFILFGAILDVTGGGKMFINLALRGFGRFKGGPAKAAVVASGMMGSISGSSTANAVTTGTFTIPLMKRVGFKPHIAGGVEVAASSSGQFLPPVMGAAAFLMVEYTGIPYGEIIVSAAIPAILSYIAILFMVHLEALKHNIEGLPKSELVSGRKTLAEQGYLVLPIIVLVFFLVAGRSVNQSAFFSIVFLLAISFFTYGFQSHLKRGIFSALIVGGLSLLLLYLNDFITSNSLGMHLLRNWHDQITILILAGIGVSLFVVPIQRKVGIQHSPTPFRLSHLGEGLEKAAKNALSVIVACATAGILIGVLGATGLPGKLSNFILGFSADIANSLPAFMAIYAEQVQLYLGLFFTVIVCLILGLGLPTTATYVILASLVAPALVELGLPVMAAHLFVLYYGILADDTPPINLPAYAAAGIANADPVRTGLQGFKFDSGALLLPFAFATNTNLLLINDVPWYILVQNIITALIGILAFSSFIQNWLGVKYRWWERILALIAALVLIHGGWETDILGIIIFSFLFLRHRIIKRNMVQLPSSV